ATGAATGATCTGCCTAGTTTAGATACGATAGGAAAACTAGCCGAGTTATTCAAGGTTTTTGGAGATCCTTCTCGCTTGACCTTGTTACACTTTCTATCCAAAGCAGAGTTGTGCGTTGCAGATTTGGCCACTTTAGCACAAATGGGACAATCTGCTGTATCACATCAGTTAAAGATTCTAAGACTTAGCCGCTTGGTAAAATATCGCCGAGAGGGCACAGTATTTTACTACTCTCTGGATGATGATCACATCCAAAACTTATTTAAGGTAGCATTAGAGCATGTTCTGGAGGGAAAGTGATAATTCGAGAGTATGAAGTAAAGAATCTCGAATGTGCCGGTTGTAGCGCTAAGATAGAAGGCGAGATAGCTAATTTGATTGAAGTAGATAGGGTAAATCTCGATTTCATAAATAAGCGGTTGATTATACAATACAAAAACGATAATGAGAACGTCTTGGCCAAGCTCAATCGTATTGCTGCCAAGATAGAGCCTGGAGCATTCTTTCACGCTCCGGGTGAAGACATCATAAATACTAAATCTGCTTATACTATGTTTATCTTTGCCGGCTTATTACTCTGGCTTATTGTTCAGATAATCAACCCTTCCTCAGGAATATTTATGATATTAAGTATTATGGCCTTTTTGATGGTTTCTGCAAGAGTCCTAAAAAATGCTGCGCGAGAAGTGTTTTCCCATCAGTTGATGGCAGAGCACTTCTTAATGAGTATTGCAGGTATTGGCGCTTTGTATTTGGGTGAATATACCGAGGCAATAGCAGTAATGGCTCTATACGAATTTGGTCAGTACTTGGAAGCGAGGGCGATTACAAAAAGCAAACAAACTGTTGCCGGCATTATGTCCTTAAAACCTGATCTCGCACATGTTAAACTTGAAAACAACGTTCAAGATA
This sequence is a window from Candidatus Cloacimonadota bacterium. Protein-coding genes within it:
- a CDS encoding metalloregulator ArsR/SmtB family transcription factor codes for the protein MTDKCLCKLISDKEIKAIMNDLPSLDTIGKLAELFKVFGDPSRLTLLHFLSKAELCVADLATLAQMGQSAVSHQLKILRLSRLVKYRREGTVFYYSLDDDHIQNLFKVALEHVLEGK